The Archocentrus centrarchus isolate MPI-CPG fArcCen1 chromosome 12, fArcCen1, whole genome shotgun sequence nucleotide sequence AAATCAGTTAAGGTCTGCATTTTAATGACAAGGTTTTGGATTTACttaatttttctgcatttaattgaactttttggagtAATTTTCTTCTTATTAAGGCTTTTGTTTTGCCATATTTTATTGAGCTGTTCTACTTCATTTTAGAACACTCCTACTGTGTTCAGGAATATAATTGAAATTGTGTCTTTCACAGGACATTGTTGCTGTTTGAGCACAGTGACGTGGTGGTCATTGCTCTTCTTGGTGTCCTCTTTACAAACTCAGGAGGTGGGCCATCCAAGGTAAGAGGCCACAAATTCACACAGCTGGTTTGAGATCAGAAATTACTTTTGGCATCAGTTTTATTGTGGTTATATGATGGGAGCGTGTTTTCTCACTAACGCatgtttttgggggggtttcTGATGTTTGAAAATCACAAATTGTGCTTTTTATTTCCTTGTTTGTGCAAAGAAACAAATCTtcactataaataaaaacatctgcatCCTGGATTACAGCTCCTCCAGCaagctttctctctcctccagatGCGTTTTAAGAATTGGCCCATCCTTGTCGATAAATTAGATATGCAGACAGTATTGCAGAGATGGCACAAAGGCTAAAAAGCTAATTATTGTAGAGAATGTAACTGATTGAAATCTGACTGTGGTGGAGGtttctgctcactcacctgtgATTTTGTGCAGACCAGAGGTGCTGCATTCTTCATCATCGCCGTGATCTGCCTGCTCCTCTTTGACAACGATGATCTCATGGCGAAGATGGCCGAGCACCGTATCCTTTGAGCTGATACTTAGtctgttttcactttgtttgtgttgcactgCTATCCCTCTGCTATGTACTGTGTTTGCCTTGATTCACCTTGTAACCAGCTGAGGGACACCATGACAGTGCTCTCACTCACTTCCTGCACACAGTGATTTCACTTCTCGGGGTTGCAGATCACAAAGTGAGTAaagctcatgtttttttttttctctctttgctttttaaaGTATATAATATTTGGTAACagggaaataaaaatgtcaaaaagtaCGTGCTACTATAATTCAGTTCTTTATtggcatttatttatgtttatttatgtcTTCTACTTCCTGTCAGGGTGGCGTTGTGCTGCTGGTGGCCTCCCTGTGTCTGAAGGTCGGCTTCCACACGGCCTCCAGGAAGTTATCAGTGGAGATCGGTGGTGCTAAACGTCTCTATGCCCTCGACAACCTGGTTTCTGCTGTGGTGCTGCTCCCCTGGGTTATAGTGCTCTCTGCGACCACAGAAGTAACTGCACAGACCACATGATGAAATGAGACATGCAAGATTCACattatatgtttgtttgtttagctcCGCCTATTGTAAATTGATGAGCCTCATCTCAATCCCAGAGCAAAGTGGAATCATGGTCCTCTCTCATCCTGCCCTTCGGGATGATCATCTTCGCTGTCATGATCCTGGAGTTTTATGTCGAGGCCATCTGCAGTTCCAAGATGGAGACGCCGAGGTGCGCCTGCTATGGCGCCGTGGCCCTCTTCCTCAGTGCACTGCTGCTGGCCAACTTCTGGACGCACCCGCTGACAGACCAGCTGCGCTCCATGAGCAAACCTCCACAGCAGGGCAGCACAGAGCACGTGCTTTCCGGTGGAGTGCTCGTCAGCGCCATCTTCTTCATTATGTGTGAGTAACAGCTTTGGAATACCTAGctatttgttttacttttattaaaatacatgaaaacacaTAAGTCATATGTTTGGAGGGTCTGTGTGGAGAATGTCTGTCTGTGCTCTGGATTCGTAAAACTGCAGATAATAAGACAATAACAGTAACAGCACTTTGTGTGcatcagcagtttcagaaaaTCGTCTCTTTGCAAACAATAACACAACGCACAGTCTGTCGTGTTGCAGGACAAAATCTTATTTTCCTTATCCACatataaaaactgtattttcaaacaataaaaaataacctGAAATGAGCAAATCCACTGcggaaactaactgaaactaaaagtaaaaaaattaaaaaatctaattagaaaataaaaactacattaACTGTAATTTGCACTGAGATATGCACCTCtctctgctcttcctcctctctctctacaGCATCCAGTATTCTCTCGTCTCCTTCAAAGAAAGGTCAGAAGGGCACCTTGGTGGGTTACTCCCCCGAAGGGACCCCCCTCTACAATTTCATGGGTGACGCCCTGCAGCACACGTCTCAGTCCCTTCCACGATTCATCAAAGACTCCCTGAAACAGATCCTGGAGGAGTACGACTCCAGGCAGATCTTCTACTTCCTGTGTCTCAACCTGGTACGTAGTGTGTGCCGGCGTTTATGCTTGTTTgaggtgcattatgtgttaatcaCCATGTGGTTGTATAATATGTGCTGCCAGCcaatagaaacataaaatgctgggactttttctcTCCTTGGTCCCTGCTCTGTGTATTTGTCCTTCTGTTTTTCccacttctttgtacattcTTTCATgtccattctgatagtttcagGAATCTTTCCAGGAATTTACTGACAGTCCTTatatttgtgagtccttatattgatgatatgtttattttttcttatactgagatgatgattgttattctctcactgataaattcaaaaactgcggCGAAAAAGTAGCTGCAAATGCACGGGAGGAATCGACTGTACTGAACTGGCCAATCACAGTAGTTGCGGGCTGATACATAGTTAGATTTCTAGGgtggtgcacgtcaggttatgcTGTAAGTTACGGCGTAGGCTATGGAGCATAAATGCCCAGTCACACTGTGCTCTTGAATTGCGGGTGTGTATGCAAATTTAATTATATTACGCTAGTTTCATCTTGTATCTCAGAagtatatttgcattttattgcattttaaatattgtgtTTACCCGCTCAGGGACTGCAGATGAGAATTAAGACCTAAATCTGGCAGCAGGCATGTTTTCTCATGTGAGATCAGTGTTTTGTGCCTGTttcctgaaaaataaagaataaaactatcctAAATGTGAGACGAGGTGAAAGTGGGATATATATgttaaaaaaggaaagcaaagTGAAATAAAGGAAGTTAATAAAGAATTAATAAGATTAGATCTGACGGAAAAGAAAGCAAGCAAGAAGATTTGGGAGATTTAGCTTTAATCACATCTGGAGATCATCTTAAATAATgctttttaatatattaaaacatttcaagCTGTTGAAGGACGTGTGCTTGCTGTGCTTAAGCTCACATGCTCTGCGGGTGTTTTGTAAGACTTTTGTTGCTCTGCattttttcaggctttcacCTTTGTGGAGCTGTTTTATGGTGTTTGGACCAACAGCCTGGGACTCATCTCTGATGGTTTCCACATGCTGTTCGACTGCTCGGCCTTAGTCCTGGGCCTGTTTGCTGCCCTCATGACCCGCTGGAAAGCCACCAGGATCTTCTCCTACGGGTAAAATCCATCAAGAACGCATGAtcataaaatgaaagaatatcACCTCCGGCTGGATTCCTAATGAACTGAGTGTTTTGTTGATTTGCAGATACGGTCGTGTTGAAATTCTTTCCGGGTTCATCAACGGCCTGTTCCTGATGGTCATcgctttctttgtctttgtggaGTCGATCACCCGCTTGTTGGACCCTCCcaacataaacacagacatgctGACCGTGAGTAAAAAGGCATCCACCACCCCATATGGATATATTAAGTcactgatcaggcataacattatgaccacctgcttAATATCCCCCccctttgctgccaaaacagctaaaacccatcgaggcatggactccactagacccccgAAGGTGTGCTGTGGGATCTGcgccaagatgttagcaacggCAATCTTTAAGTCTCGTGAGTtgcgaggtggggcctccatggatcagacttgtttgtccagcacatcccacagatgctcgattggattgagatttgGGGAATTTAGAGACCAAGTCAAAACCTCAAACTCGTTATGCTCCTCAAACcgttcctgaaccatttttgttttgtggaagGGGGCGcatcatcctgctgaaagaggccacggccatcagggaataccagtgaaagggtgtacatggtctgcaaccaTGCTTAGATAGGTGGTACAtgccaaagtaacatccacatggatggcaggatcCAAGGTTTCCCAGTAGAACAATggccaaagcatcacactgccacTGCTGGCTTGCCTTCTTTCCCATAGAGCATCCTGTTGCCAGGTGTAACCTGgtaatgtgattcatcagaccaggtcaCCTCCTTCCATTGCTTTGTGGTCCAGTTCTCAGGTTCACATGTCCACTGTTGTTACATTCGGCAGGTGACAGTGGTCAACGCGGGCACCCTGACTTGTCTGTGACTATGccgccccatacacaacaaactgtgatgtgctgtgttttctgacaccgttctatcagaaccagcatgaactttttcagcaatttgagctGCAGTAGCTCGTCTATTGGATTGGACCACTCGGGTCAGCCTTTGctccccacgtgcatcagtgaCCCCTggctgcccatgaccctgtccCTGTCACTGTTCTCTCCTTGGATCACTTTTGATCAAACCGGATCACTGCAGACCGGGAACACCCcgcaagagctgcagttttggagaggCTGTGACCCAGTCATCCagcatcacaatttggcccccATCAAACTCGCTACAATCCTTACACCTGCCCATTTTTCCTCCTTCTAACATCAACTtggaggacaaaatgttcacttgctccctgatgtatcccacccactaacagcaCCGTgatgttattcacttcacctctCAGTGATCATAATGTTATGTTTGATTTGTGTAAATCGtactttttattatttcctgATTGCATTTTGCCATTGATTTGGAGTCATTTTATACCAATGGAGTAACGGATTATTTTCCACttattcatatttaaatgtattatagACCTGCATACACACAAAATGAATGTGACCTGTGTTTATCATCCTCTGCAGCCGGTGTCTGTTGGAGGCTTGCTGGTCAACCTGGTGGGTATCTGCGCTTTCAGTCATGCTCATTCCCATGGTGGCAAAAGCTGCTCCTCCCACGACCACGGTCACTCGCATCACGGGCACTCCCACGGCGAGCACAGCCACAGTGGTCACGGACACTCGCACGGAGGCCACGGGCACGGAGGTCACGGGCACGGAGGCCACGGGCACTCCCACGGCTCCGGGGGCATGAATGCCAACATGAGAGGTGTGTGTTTtgagtgtgtggtgtgtggcGAGAAACATCCAGCCAGATAAAgtcatcatttttcttttttcttccttcctgcAGGTGTTTTTCTCCATGTCTTGGCTGACACTTTGGGCAGCGTTGGCGTGATCATCTCCACCATCCTCATCCATCAGTTCGGTTGGTTGATCGCTGACCCCATTTGCTCCCTCTTCATCGCCACTCTCATTTTTCTGAGTGTCATCCCTCTGCTGAAGGACGCCTGTGAGGTTCTTCTTCTGCGGACTCCCCCAGAGCACGAGAAGGACCTGAACAGTGCATTGGAGAAGGTGAGGGGGAAGATTTCTTTATTATATCGTGTATTGagtactgtttgtttgtttttggggtgGATGAATGTTTGGAAATTTAGACCATATGAGGAATTGTACATACAcgaacaaaaaacacaacaggagAGGAACAAAAATAGTTTCCTGATTTAAATTTTCCTGTTTCAGATTGAGAAAATTGAAGGAGTTTTGTCGTACAGAGACCCTCATTTCTGGAGGCATTCGGCCAACATGATCGCCGGCACCATCCACCTCCAGGTCATGTCTGACGTGGTGGAGCAGAGGATCATTCAGCAGGTTCGGCTCAAACTGTAGAATCGAGATTCATGCTGATGTTTTACTGCAGACTTCATCTGGAGGAAGCACTTTATAGGAACAAATCCTGAAGTTTGGTGACTGAATCCTCTTCACTTGTCTATTTTTATGGTGCCCCTTGTTTATTACTGGGTAGTTACTTAATCTACACTAGGCATAAATCAGGAGTCgacttatattttatattaaaacttTAAATCAGGAAAATGGTTagtaactaaaaataaatgtagtggAGTCAAACTAAACTTGTGCCCCTATTTAGGGCCCATTTATGCTCGCCGTTCCCACCTTCACAAATAGTGCCGCACAACAAAAGTGACATCATACCTGCCGGTGGTTCAGCCGGTCGTGCACCTCAATTTTTGTAACCTCCCACGGGTGCTGCTAAGTTTACACTCTGCTGTTTGATCTGTGTTGTTTTCAGTGTGTATTGTGTTCAGTCTCGTCATGCGTTTCTGATATTACAGTTTTACCTTCCTTTTGTAAAATCAGGAAGAAGACTTGTCCGTGTTTCGACTGGGCAGATACTGCAAACTCAGCCTCTTTCATGGGAACGTGCTCATAGCTAGATTAATAAAACCTGCGTTCACTTATTGATCTTATTGAACTTATTAATCCTGCTTGCCAGGGTTAGAGTAAGTGTAGCTAGATGTGCTGGACTGTCTTTGTAGTGCCCTGGAGCAAACTCAGCTAATCaagttttagttttactttggAATTTCAAAAGATAATCTTGCCATTCTTACATGTAGACGTGGTTTCTTAATCTTAATTCATACTAAAGAGCTGCATCAGGGATTGCATAGCTCATAGTCTGCGCAGCCAGTAATTCCCGTGAATGATCATCAGAAATGTCGTTGTATAACCTTCACTAAACCTCAACGAGTTGGAGGCTGGTTGCGTGTTAAGTTGTTAGACATGCTTATGCTTTTATCATAAATTATTCTGTGGTCAAAAGAAAACTCGATTAGCTCAGTGTTATCCATTatgaagcagctgtgtgcagcttaatTAGTTAGAGAAGCTCATGAGCAAGATAAAAAAACTTCATAATTCAGTTACTTACTATCAAACATTTAAATTTCATACTCTGTGAAGTGGGGGCAGGTTTCACAGTTACATTTAGACCAGACTGTTGGCTCTGAGTGAGTTATGATGGCTGTAATTCTCGTCTTCGGCAGGTGACCGGCATTTTGAAAGAAGCGGGGGTCAATAATCTGTCAGTGCAGGTGGAGAAGGAGGCGTACTTCCAGCACATGTCAGGACTCAGCACCGGGTTTCACGAAGTTCTGGCGATGACGCAGCAGATGGAGTCCATGAAGTACCTGAACGACGGGACGTGCATCATGTAGCTTTCGTGaggggaccaaaaaaaaaagctaatgagTCTGTTTTTCATTGAAATGTACAGTGTACTTATGTGgtttaaataaatctgaatatattgcttttattttgctgtctCAAACAATACATGCTGCGAAAACACAAATTACACTTTGCTGCAAAGTCTCACAGCGCTTTCTAGCAGAGGTAATTCAAAATGAGAGGTTACGTGGTCAAAACCACAAGtttacaaaacaggaagtgcttcAAAAGGGGCAAAATTTCTGCACATGTATCAGGTTAAACTAGGAAAAACTGGGCGACATCGTCTTGATCTTCTCAAGAAAATATCACAGACTAATCTGGATCTGAAGACTCAGTTTATGCAGTGAATTTTAAGCCATGCAGGAAGTGTTCGGTCTCACCCTTCTTCTCCTTTCTCAGTTTGCACCTCCTCCATGAATCTGTCTTTCCCACCAGAGATGCAAgtggaggaggtgatgaataAGTTTGAGGATAGAAGCGTTTTAACGAGATAAATCTTCACTCTGTTCatctttcaaatgtttttgttgttgttacagctgctgctgaatgaacagtctctgtcacatctgtaattttttttgttacagtgctTCTCTAAAGCTCATCTTCCGTTATGGCATCACCAGGCAGTCTGGTTAAAACTGGGGGAAAGATCATGTGAAGAACAACATTTCTGTCCCTAAGACAGTTCTGAACATTTCACTGTTTGGCTCGCAGGATTTTAGCTTCATGTGTTGAATATGTGCTTATTAACTCTGGGAGGGGTGACCGGGTCCCCTTTGTTGCTGTAAGCATTCGCTTGTCTGTCAGTTAAACTGATTAATGAACGGGTCATTTAGAGAAAACAGAAGTAGGGAGGCTTtaactgtaactgcaattttaaaaatgtattataagTGTGCAGACTAAAGCGATTGAAATGATGACAGCTGAACTTATTTTTAAGCTcatgaagacgtttcacctctcatccgagaGGCTTCTTCATCTTCTGCATTGCAGGGTGGCTGATAGTTGGTGTTGTGcgatgatggttgttcacagagGACCAAAATTGCCTCCTTTACGCCTCTCTGAAACCATCTGTGTtctctgtccaaaatgtgaacattagcatcctcaaaagagtttCCTTTCTCCTTTATGACAGCCACCATCCAAGGTAACAGCCCCACTCGGGGCTGTTGTGGAGCAGGTcgtctaccaatcagaaggtcagtgggtCCCCagctactccagtctgcatgtgcttgggcaagatactgaaccccgagttgcccccgatgcatccattggagtgtgagAGTGTGCAAATGTTAGACAAGGCACTGAGATATAGAAAAAAAGCATCTGTATGAACGTGCgcgtgattgggtgaatgagccCTGTagttaaaaagtgctttgaggtcTCACATAAGTACCGGTCTATTTAGCATGTACAGCTGGGTCTCGTCCTGATGAGTTGGCCTTCCCATGTTGTTGCAGGCATCTGTGGAGTCCTCTTTGCAAATCCTCTGCACCGCTTTCAACATGTTTGGATGTTTTTGTCTGAGGGTGTTACGACTCCCCGTCagcttttagaactgaagaagcctctcgGATGAGTggtgaaacatcttcatgaTCTGCATCTCAAGCCATTAAGaataccatgacctggatgattgAGGACCTACACAATAAAGTAATGTTATCTTTATATTTAGGACAGTTTTAACTGATCACACActaaagcagggatcctcacatccaggcctcgagagccggtgtcctgcaggttttagatgtggctctgcttcaacacacctgagtcaaatatagaagtcattagcaggactctggagaacctgactgcatactgagaaggtaattcagtcatttgattctagtgtgttggatcagggacacatctaaaacctgcaggacaccggctctcgaggcctggatgtgaggatcgcTGCACTAAAGGTAAAAGGCAGAAATGATTTGTATATTTCAGCTGTgtggcaatttaaaaaaaaatatgtcacaGGTTATATCTGTGAATCCTTGATTAGAGCTCCTGCAGGTGCATTTTAggaatttaaacatatttcaaaaTGGCCTACTGAGGTTGATTTCCAGGTCACaggcagacagaaaacaaactcaGACTGCTCCTTAAAAATGACCCCATATGCTATTCTGCATTCCCACTAGGTGACAGTAAAATATGATATTTCCTGTATCTGATTCCAGGCATTGAgagaaccagaaaaaaaaaaaatcatgttaaagAACCTCCTCGCTTTATTTGAGCAATGAGCATTAATCTAATGCATAGATATGTGAAGAAAAACACTTTAACATGCTCACTGCTGCTACAGTGCAGAGAGAAATGTTGACTGTGACATGACCGGTATGTGTCACTCCACGGAAAAGAGAAACTACATGAGAAGTTTCCTTTGCCCACATGTTCAGATCGACATGCAGGAGTCAGGACTCGGCGGCAGTTTGAGTTGTCTGTaatgtgcaaaaaaacaggaagagggAGATAAGCATCGTACGCCGTTTTTCCTCCTTCCACCCTTCTACTCGATCTCATTGGAGGTTCCCACGGTGGCTCTGATCTCTatttctgcaggaaaaaaagaaatcaggaggTGAATCTGTTTTTTGCACCTTATCTTTCTTTGTAGGACACTTCATGTTATTTACCTGGGCAAGGTCCACCTTCCAAGATAACATCATCAATGGAAATATCACTCCTTACTGAAGAACCTCTGATGGCTTCAAACACAATCTGGGACAGAGACACAAATAAACTTTTAGTGTTTAGATAAAGTAAGTTTAGGTCAGCAGTGGGCACCGTTTTCCCCCTCAAAGAGCCTCACTGTCCACATACTGAATAACTGAGAGACTTCATGAGTTTGACGAACACTGAAGATTATTttaggtgtttaaaaaaaaatcaagaaccTTCTGTTATGCATATATTGAGTCAAGTTAATGaccctcttctttttcttgatTTAGGTTCTCAATCTATTCTGGCCCTCCCGCTTGGACATGCAGTCTGCACAGAGTACAAACAGGCCCAATTCCACTGAGCCGTCAGGCTGGCAGGAGAACGCTGATGCTGAAGGCGGAATATTTCAGGAGAGGTTGTCAGACTCGGTTTGTCTTACCGAGATGAAACAGAGGCCAGTGTTTCCACGACACAGTCCCATACAGGCTACTTTGTTTCCTGGGCAATGACTCTATACCTCTGCTTGTGTGTGGCTTCAAAATGACAGGGTCTTCAGAAAGTCATTGAACTGAAAAGAGGCATGaagttatataaaaaatatatatatctttcTCTGTGCCAAATCTCAAAGTGATGGAGAGTTTCATCACAGCAGAGTCAGGGAGGCCATTCTGTGCCGATTTCTTTCCTGGTTTTTAAACAGGACGGAGTTTGCTAAGGTCCTTAATGGCTTGTGAAACATGTTGTTTTAAGTGGTTAAGAGGCAACATGTTGAGGCCTCTATGTGGACCACATTGTGTGTTAGAAGACTTTATGGGTTATGCAACAATAATATTGCATTAAAAGGTGTCAATAAACGATCTTGGCCTTAAAGTGATCCTCATTTCTCAGCGTGACCCCTTAGTGAAACTCAGTTCAGTGCCCCTGCGCTGCTCTTCCACGAATGAGTCATGAATTGAGGGACATGAGGATGTTAGCCAAATGGAGAGCACCCAGTATCGGCATCCACCATCATCTTAGTCTAAACGTTTCTGTGTTaaggagagttttttttttccatgcttgCCTGATGCTGGGTATCACACTGGTACTCGACTTGGGCCTTCAGCCACGCGATGCTCTGCTCGCCGCTTCTCTGCCACAGCAGCTCATCCTTTCCGTACTTGTTGATATGAACGTTGAGCCGGCCTGTGCCCGAGCCATACATGTGGTAGAAGAAGCTAACACAGAGGGGTCCCCTGGTTCCCCTCACGGTGCGGGACAGCAGCCGGGCATTCTGACCAGGCAGCATCGGCGATGCCTCCATGTGCAGGTAGTATCCTGTGGAGCACAGTGTAGGTCGAGGGGGGGTTAGGTTCATATATTGACTGACCTAATGACTCTAACAGGAGGAGAGGTGACTCACCAATTCCTGCTGTGTGGTCCCCTCTGGGTCCGGTGTACGAGGTCGGGGTGggtcctctcctcctctcccagtCAGCAGCGTCTCTTTTCTTGTCCTGAGTGTAACCACACATCCCTGCTTCAAAGTCACAGCGTCCGGGGAAAAGAGACAACAGCAGGCCTGGAAGAGGAAAATTCACACAGCTGACATTTTAACTGTATGATACTCTTGCTTATAGTATTTTTCTTTGCAGTGACACATTgggttcactttttttttaagaacaaggtcataaaataaaaacatctgtgtttttatgatGATTGTTTTAGTTACCTGCCGTCAGCTCGCAGTCCCCGAGGCTCACGCTGATGTCATCCAGAGCCACAGAGCCACAGTCCCAGAAGCTCCTGCAGGTGCTCAGGAAGACCACCTGAACAACAGAGGACAAACCAGTGGAACTGTCCCAGTAAGAAACCCATCAGATCATCGTAAACAGAACTAAAAACACTTTGTTTGAGCTGCTGCTCGTGTCTGTGGcctctgagaggaaaaaaatgagtcatGAGTGAAATACTGAGCCAGTGTGGCTTTTATCCTTTGAGCACTTCGGTATCTGAATGACTTCATCATGCAGgccacatgatgatgatgatgatgatgatgctgtccTACAGCAgcagtaaataaaaagaaac carries:
- the slc30a5 gene encoding proton-coupled zinc antiporter SLC30A5, with the protein product MEEKYSSNVLSGGQLGMVEVPDSRLTRYIILLVISKVLKALGIFESYDILKVVHIVQFIFILKLGSAVFLLLFQKPFSSGKIISKRQWIKLLKHAIFSCVISLLGFFGLTLCGPLRTLLLFEHSDVVVIALLGVLFTNSGGGPSKTRGAAFFIIAVICLLLFDNDDLMAKMAEHPEGHHDSALTHFLHTVISLLGVADHKGGVVLLVASLCLKVGFHTASRKLSVEIGGAKRLYALDNLVSAVVLLPWVIVLSATTESKVESWSSLILPFGMIIFAVMILEFYVEAICSSKMETPRCACYGAVALFLSALLLANFWTHPLTDQLRSMSKPPQQGSTEHVLSGGVLVSAIFFIMSSSILSSPSKKGQKGTLVGYSPEGTPLYNFMGDALQHTSQSLPRFIKDSLKQILEEYDSRQIFYFLCLNLAFTFVELFYGVWTNSLGLISDGFHMLFDCSALVLGLFAALMTRWKATRIFSYGYGRVEILSGFINGLFLMVIAFFVFVESITRLLDPPNINTDMLTPVSVGGLLVNLVGICAFSHAHSHGGKSCSSHDHGHSHHGHSHGEHSHSGHGHSHGGHGHGGHGHGGHGHSHGSGGMNANMRGVFLHVLADTLGSVGVIISTILIHQFGWLIADPICSLFIATLIFLSVIPLLKDACEVLLLRTPPEHEKDLNSALEKIEKIEGVLSYRDPHFWRHSANMIAGTIHLQVMSDVVEQRIIQQVTGILKEAGVNNLSVQVEKEAYFQHMSGLSTGFHEVLAMTQQMESMKYLNDGTCIM